AGGCCTTTGTACTAAATATTGCCATTTTTTTCTGGTCATTACTTAACATGTTGATGAGTTGTAACCCCAGATCTTCTTCATGGACCAAAGGACTGAATCCCTTCCGTTCCCCTTCCATAATCCTACCAGGATTGGAACCAAAGAATCGGGGTGCATAGGAAACACTATCCCCAACGGTGGTAAAATGGAGTGAAACATGATGCCCTTCAAAAGTCCACATCCATACATCTTCCTGTGACGGGTTACCATAAATGGAAATATAGTATCGCTCTGGGTCCCTATAAACCGGGTCGCCGGAACTGGCCGCCAGCACCTTTTCCAAACCAATGATTTCCGTTGTCTGCTGATAACCGGTTTCACTTAGGGAGGATTGAAGCAGCTTATGGACCAAGGCTTTTTGTTCCGGATTTAGTTCCTTTAAAGACAATCCTTGTCGCTCAAAGGAACTCCAGGGCAGAAAGTGCCAATCGTCTCTTGTGTCCGAAGCAAAATCTTGAACAATTTTTGCTTTTTGTGTTGCTGTCAACGAATTGATAAACTGGTTGACGACGGTAGCATCCTGCGAAAATCCAAAAAAAGGAGAAATGGCAACCAGGATTGTAAATATTGTTTTTTTCATTATAAAGGCATGGACTTGCAATAAAAGTTTGCTTCCGGTAAGATATTGATTTTTATGATACTATCGGTAAATGACTTGCATGTTTATGGCCAACAGATCGTAGTGCGTATTACATGTAGTAAGTTGGATAATGAGAGGATTTAAAACCACTTATTCAGCGTAGTTAAATTTATTTAAGACTAGATAGTTTTTTGTGGAGCAAACCTTGTGCGAGAAGTTTATCCTGACCACAACCAAAAGGATTCAAGGTGCGACGAGTAGAGCATTAGAATCATAAAAAAACCATAGTATTAGCCGGTGCTTTTTTTAGAAACAAATCCTTGGCAAGAAATTCAAAATCAAATTGCCGGCCTTTTGTGGATGATCAGGGTTCCTGGGTCAGGTTCAAAGGAAATTCAAATACTTTTAGATCAAAAAAGGGAAGGGCCGCCAACAGGTGGTCAAAGATATCGGCCATGACGTATTCATAATTTTCCCAGCGTTTGTCCGCACTAAAGGCATAGATTTCCAAAGGAATACCTTGCGGGGTAGGAGCCAGTTGTCTAACCATCAGGGTCATGCCCTTATTCACGGCAGAGTGGTTTTCCAAATAGTCCGTAATATACTTGCGAAAGACACCAATGTTAGTGAGGTTCCTTCCATTGATGGACAGTTCCTTGTTCCGGCCATTTTCAATATTGAAGGCCCTTATTTTTTCATTCCTGTCCGCCAAGTAGGGCTGAATCAATTGGATTTTTTTTAGGGTTTCCACATCTTTATCAGAGAGGAAACGAATACTTTTTTGACTGATGATCAAGGCCCTTTTGATGCGCCTTCCACCCGATTCCTGCATGCCTCTCCAATTTTTGAAGGAGTCCGATATCAAGGCGTACGTAGGTATGGTTGTAATCGTCTTATCAAAATTCTGCACCTTGACCGTGGCGAGGTTGATCTCTATCACATCCCCGTCCGCCCCATATTTATCAAAGGTGATCCAATCACCTATGCGCACCATATCATTTGCGCTTACCTGTATGCTTGCTACAAGTCCCAAAATGGAATCCTTGAAAATCAATAATATTATGGCAGATCCGGCACCCAAGGCGGTAAAGAATTTCCAAACCTGGACATTGGTTATTATGGCTAAAATGGCCAAAATCCCCACAAACCAGCCGAAGATCATAAATACCTGTATGTAACTATCGAGTGGCTTGTCCCTAAAACGAGGTTTGGTCTTGAGGTAATCATTGATACTTCTAAAGACCCGTTTTATGACGGCCAACGACAAGAGTACCAAAAGCACCTGCAAGGTCTTCATGGCAATGCCCCGGGCGAAATCAAAATCAATAAAAGCGACAGGTGCCATTTTAAACAAGAGGAACAACGGAGCCATATGGGCCATATACCTGGGAACCCTGTTCGCTACCAAAAAATTATCAAAGTTGGTTTTGGATTGTCTTGCTATCCTAATGGAAAGCGCACGTAATATCTTCCAAATGACCCAATCAACGAACCACGCAACAACGAGAAGGACGGCCATGAGGATAATCAGGTTCAGATAGGCGGCAACTGTTTCGCTGATACCGGTCTTCAACAGGTAGTTGTAGAGTATTCTGGATGTTTCATTTTCCATGCCGCAAAAGTATCAATTATTCCTTTTGCTTTTTGTGGATGCACTCCATACGACCCTTTGTGTGGATAATCGGGTTTGATAGAAATTATGGGTAAATTGATTACATTTAAGGGTCGACCGGACTTGAAAGTATTCCAAATGAACTATAAAAGTATAACGGCACTGGTTTTGATAGCCCTTATTGGCGGATTGTACGCCTATAAAAAGGGAGCTTTTGAGTTTGAAAATGAGGAATATGCCACCTTGGTCTTGCCGCAACTATATTTGGTGCCTGTAAGTCCCAAGTGTTCCCGTAATACCCAAAGTAAAGAGGTGCCTTGGGCCACATTGACCTCATGTGAGGTTCCGTTGATATTCAGTGAATAGCTAGCCATAATCATTTAGTTTCCGTTAAGTTAGCAAAAAAAGAAAAGCCTTTTGGCCGGTAGCTGGAAACTTTGAGGATTCCAAAAGCGTTTATTGGTAGGAATGGGTCAATTCAAATTCGCCCTTCATCATTTTTATGACGTTCATCAACGACCTGACATTGTGATAGTTTACCTTCCAAATCTGGGCCTTCGCCCTTTTTTCCGCTTCCGGACTCGTATCCAAACCGGCGTCAAACCAACCGTTATGAGTATGGTCTATGAGATATGTGTTAATATAGCGCCACTGTTTCTCAAACAACTCGGAATAACGAGGTTCTTCAGGATATAGTTTGGACATGAGCAAAAGCGTGTTCAGACATTCTGCCTGCGTCCACCATACCTTCCGACTATCCTCTATAGTTCTAGCTTTGGTTTCGTCCCAATAGTAACCCCCTTCGTAAAACCCACCTTTTGAATTGTCCCAGCCCCAATCCAAGGCATGGTCTACCATGACTTTTGTCTTCTTCATGGTAAGCGTATCGTTTTTCTTGCCCAGCACGTGGGAGGCTTCCAAGAGTAAAAAGGCAGTTTCCACATCATGACCGAAGGAGACATGGTCCAAGAAGAAGTTTTCTTTGCGGACACTTTCCGTAGAATCTTTAAAGGAAACGGGTGTCCAATCCCTTCGCAAGTGCAGGGTTAAGTACCCTTTTTTCGTGGTGATGGTATCCCGTATTAACACCAAAAGTTCCTCCAGCCGTTCTTTTACCAAGGCATCGGGCCATACCTCATATAATGCTGTAAAACTCTCCAACAGGTGTATGGACGAGTTCTGATCCTTCCAGTCCTTCCGGATAAAATTGTCATAGTTACGGTCATTTTCGGTAACATCCAACATCCAGGAACCATCCATTTGCAACACATCAAAATAGCCTCCATATTCTGGATCATGGGCATGTTCCTCCAACCAATGGAACGTTTTTTTGGCCAAATTCAAAGCTGTTGTATCCTTTGAGACCTTGTAATATGTGGCCAGTCCGTAAATAGCGAATGAATTCCCATAGGCGCTTTTCCCTGTGGACAGCAGTTTTAAGGAATCCCCTTCTAAACCTAACAGGGTATGGAAACCACCGTGCTGGGAATCCCACATATGATCTCTTAAGAAATGATATCCGTGTTTGGCGATTTGCTGATATTTGGGGTCATTGTAATACAGGGCCAAGGTGGAGGCGGTCCAAACATGCCGTGCCTGACTCACCAACATTTTGTTTTGATTTCCAACCTTATCCCATTTATAATCAAAGTCCGACCAGAAACCACCGTGGGTACTATCAATGGTTCTTGGATACCAAACGTTGGAAAGGGTATCTAATGAAGCTTCCAATGCTATAAGGAGTTCTTTTTTAGGGTCTTTGTTCTCACTAGGAATTTCTTTGCAGGAAAAGCATAGCAATGAAAAGGGTACAATCAGAAATCCATAGGAACTACGTAGAAATAAAGCGTATTTTGAAATCATATGTCAGGCCAAGAATGATTATACCTAAAGCTACAGATTAATTTTCAAAGAAATAGGAAGTAGCTTTGAAGAGGATAATGAACGGCTTGTTTCTATAGATTTCTCACGCTCCACTCTGTTTCGGTTGGAAATGACATTTGGTTCACTTTAGTCATTTCGACGGAGTCCCGATGCCGATCGGGACGACGAGAAATCCACAAGAGCCACCTTTTCTGTCCGGGAAGTTTTGTTTCACGGAGGTGAAACGGGAGGATAGTTCTTTGATACTTTTTCCATCGCCGAAAAAGTATCCAAAAAGGCTAGGCTGATTTTAGGATACTTGAAATCGAGCAAGTCCTTGGTCCGCATCGCCCAGGCCGTTTCCGATTGCATCGGAATACTTTTTGGGCGATTTTCAAAGGGCCATCTCCAAGGCCTCCCCGATTTGCTACCTATCCTAAAATAGGCCGGTTGTTTTTATGCCTTGAGAAAATTTTTGAAGAGCTATCCATTTCTTACCACAAAAAAGCTCCCCTCCCTAGTTAGGGAGGGGTGTTTCACTTTAGTGAAATGGGGAGGGTCTGAATTTGATACTTTTTCCATTACCGAAAAAAGGTTTCAAAATGTTAAGGTTGGAATTTTAGATTTCTCACGCTCCACTCTGTTTCGGTTCGAAATGACTTTTGGTTCACTTTAGTCATTTCGACAGAGGACCGATTGCTATCGGGACGACGAGAAATCCACAAGAGCCTTCTTCTCTAAGTACTGAAGGGTGTTTCTCCGATTGTCAGTTCGGGTGGCGTCCCGAAAGAGACGCTGTATCGAGAACCCATTGCCTTTGCTCAGCGTAGACTCTTTTGGCCTGAATGCTTCTCGATACATTTTCAACTTCACTACCGTTCTTTTGAAAACACTCGAAGTGACAAATGGTTTATATGAATTTTTTCTTGGCAAGGTTCGGTAGGTTTTCAAACGCACCAAGGATTAAAGCCTTCTTTTTGGCTTTGGACCATTTTTTAATCTGTTTTTCCGTCTGAATGGCCATTGTGGCTTCCGTAAATTCACAAAAATAAGCTAGATTGACAGGTAGTCTTGAAGATGTGTAACTATCCTTGTGTTTTCCACTTTGGTGTGATTCCAAACGTTTTTCTAAATCGGATGTAATTCCCGTATAATAAGTCCCATCGGAACACTCAAGAATGTAAACAAAGTATATTTTCACTTAAACAAAATACGAAATAATACAAGGAAATCTGCCATTAAAAAAGCAAATGTCAGTTCGAGTGGCGTCCTGAAAGAGACGTTGTATCGAGAACCCATCGCCTTCGCTCAGGGCAGACTCTTTTTGGGTCCGAGAGCTTCTCGATACGAATTTTCTCGTACCTCAAAAATTCACTTGAAGTGACGGAAAAGAGGTACAAATTAATAGGAGGAAATCTGCCATTAAAAAATCAAATGTCAGTTCGAGTGGCGTCCTGTAAGAGACGTTGTATCGAGAACCCTTGTTTACCCGAATGCTTCTCAATACAAATTTTCTCGTACCTCGAAAATTCACTCGAAGTGACGAATAGACCGTAGTATTACAAAACAAAAACCTGCCACTCATGGTGACAGGTTTAGATTAAAATTATTGATTTTATCGCTGCGCCAGCTCCAGATTAAGATTGTTCCAAACCAGTATTTTGCTCTCTTTGCTAGTCTTTTTCCAATGGGATTCTTCATCCAGGTTTTCGCCCATTTCCTTTTTATAACGGATTTTTCCGGGCACACCATATTGGTCATCGGGGAAGATGAACTCCTCCCAAAAATAATATACTCCTGCATCGGAAACTTGCGAAAGTCGGGCAACTTGGTGCAGAGCGCCTTCTTGTTGAAAAAGGTAAATGCCGCCTCCCTCGACCCCGCAGGCTTCGGCCAGATAATCCACAAAAAGGATTCCCTCAATATTCGGTAGCCCCTTGCTTCCCAAAGCACTTAAATAGAACTGGCCATTGGCCAACCGGGTCGATTTTTCGGTAAAACTGCCATCGTCCTTCAGGGAACGTATCAAGAGATAATCCTCATCACCCGTTCTGCTGTAGCCAAAGAGATGCACTATAGTATTGATTGTCTTTTTTTCCAGGGCAATGAGTCCGCCTAGCACATAACCTTCCATGTTATTATAGGCTACTTTGTAAAAGTGGTGTTCCACCCCTTTATAGGGCCAAGAATTTTCATGTTTTTCCCGGACTACCAATCGCGTACCGATAGGCAACCGTTTCAAAACCTTGGACTTTAGTGTGGGGGCTTCCCTGAGCTGTACCTGGTCGCCAAAAAGGTACACGTTTTGCCCGGGTTCAAAACCACATTCATCATAAATGCAAAGTGGTTTTTCTTGGGCGTTGGTAAACAAACAGATGGTTAGTATGGTAAGGATGGACAATATCTGTTTTGCTTTCATCTTAAAAAGAATTATGAATTATAAAAAGAACGTTGACCTAGCTAATGGCCTTTATGAACCCGGTTCTTAATAGTTACGTCCTCTTAGTCCAATGAAGCTATCGCCATCGGTAAAAAGGGTTGTTTATTGGTTGAAATACGCTATTTATAAAATCCTTAACAAGAATTGGGCAGTATATTTTATCTATATCCAAGTATTGGCCGGGTCTTTTCCGCAGCGATATTATCGGGTACCCAACAAGCCCTTCTCAATCAAGGGAATTCGAAAGCGTTCGGTTTCCGCATCCATATGCTCAGCCGCAAAAATAGCAGCGGCCTTTTCCAAAATTTCCGGATGTTGAGAAGCAACATTTTGGGTTTCTGCGGAGTCGGTTGCTAGGTTATAAAGTTCCAAGGTAGGTTCTTCGTCATCCTTTAAATGTTGACGGACCACTTTCCAATCACCCATACGTATGGCGACCTGTCCACCGTATTCCGGAAATTCCCAAAACAGAAATTCGTGTTCCTTTTGATTTTCTTGCTGCAATAGGGTAGGCAAAAAGCTGATACCATCTGAGTCCACGGGCTTTTCAAAGCCGATTAAATCTGACAAGGTGGCCATCACATCATACTGAGCAGATATATGGTCGGTTTTTGAGCCGGGCGCAATATGGCCGGGCCAACTGGCAATCATCGGCACACGAATTCCGCCTTCATATACAAACCCCTTGCCTTTACCACGTTCCTCCCCAAAAGGTCCGGAGCTATTGAAAAATTCACCATCGGTACCTCCGGTAAAGGTCACCCCGTTATCGGAGCTAAATAGTATTAAGGTGTTTTCATAGAGTCCTTCCTTTTTAAGGTGGGCAATTAATTTGCCCACGTTCTCATCCAAATAGGAAATCATGGCAGCATAGCCTGCGTGCGGATTTTGGTGTGGAAAGTAGCCCTTGTCTCCCAAATAGGGTTCTTCCGGTCCAAACTTTTCTGTATAATAGTCTACCCAACGCTGAGGGGCCTGGATTGCATTGTGGGGTATGGGCGTGGCCCAATAGAAAAAGAACGGGTCCTTTTGCTGCTCGGAAATAAAATTGATCATTTGTGCGAACATCAAATCCGGGGCGTAGTCCTTTAGGGTATAATCTGCATAGCTTGCGGGGTCATTGGGGTTTGTTCCCTCCGGAAATCTGGTGGATGGTGCAATGGTATCGTTCTGTAAATGTACCCTGTTTTCATTGTGGTAGAGATGGAGAGGATAATAAGTGTGGGCCTGACGCTGACAGTTGTAACCATAGAAAAAATCGAACCCCATC
This window of the Maribacter cobaltidurans genome carries:
- a CDS encoding SH3 domain-containing protein; this encodes MKAKQILSILTILTICLFTNAQEKPLCIYDECGFEPGQNVYLFGDQVQLREAPTLKSKVLKRLPIGTRLVVREKHENSWPYKGVEHHFYKVAYNNMEGYVLGGLIALEKKTINTIVHLFGYSRTGDEDYLLIRSLKDDGSFTEKSTRLANGQFYLSALGSKGLPNIEGILFVDYLAEACGVEGGGIYLFQQEGALHQVARLSQVSDAGVYYFWEEFIFPDDQYGVPGKIRYKKEMGENLDEESHWKKTSKESKILVWNNLNLELAQR
- a CDS encoding mechanosensitive ion channel family protein, with the translated sequence MENETSRILYNYLLKTGISETVAAYLNLIILMAVLLVVAWFVDWVIWKILRALSIRIARQSKTNFDNFLVANRVPRYMAHMAPLFLLFKMAPVAFIDFDFARGIAMKTLQVLLVLLSLAVIKRVFRSINDYLKTKPRFRDKPLDSYIQVFMIFGWFVGILAILAIITNVQVWKFFTALGAGSAIILLIFKDSILGLVASIQVSANDMVRIGDWITFDKYGADGDVIEINLATVKVQNFDKTITTIPTYALISDSFKNWRGMQESGGRRIKRALIISQKSIRFLSDKDVETLKKIQLIQPYLADRNEKIRAFNIENGRNKELSINGRNLTNIGVFRKYITDYLENHSAVNKGMTLMVRQLAPTPQGIPLEIYAFSADKRWENYEYVMADIFDHLLAALPFFDLKVFEFPLNLTQEP
- a CDS encoding GIY-YIG nuclease family protein → MKIYFVYILECSDGTYYTGITSDLEKRLESHQSGKHKDSYTSSRLPVNLAYFCEFTEATMAIQTEKQIKKWSKAKKKALILGAFENLPNLAKKKFI
- a CDS encoding AGE family epimerase/isomerase, whose translation is MISKYALFLRSSYGFLIVPFSLLCFSCKEIPSENKDPKKELLIALEASLDTLSNVWYPRTIDSTHGGFWSDFDYKWDKVGNQNKMLVSQARHVWTASTLALYYNDPKYQQIAKHGYHFLRDHMWDSQHGGFHTLLGLEGDSLKLLSTGKSAYGNSFAIYGLATYYKVSKDTTALNLAKKTFHWLEEHAHDPEYGGYFDVLQMDGSWMLDVTENDRNYDNFIRKDWKDQNSSIHLLESFTALYEVWPDALVKERLEELLVLIRDTITTKKGYLTLHLRRDWTPVSFKDSTESVRKENFFLDHVSFGHDVETAFLLLEASHVLGKKNDTLTMKKTKVMVDHALDWGWDNSKGGFYEGGYYWDETKARTIEDSRKVWWTQAECLNTLLLMSKLYPEEPRYSELFEKQWRYINTYLIDHTHNGWFDAGLDTSPEAEKRAKAQIWKVNYHNVRSLMNVIKMMKGEFELTHSYQ
- a CDS encoding DUF3500 domain-containing protein, which gives rise to MKKTIFTILVAISPFFGFSQDATVVNQFINSLTATQKAKIVQDFASDTRDDWHFLPWSSFERQGLSLKELNPEQKALVHKLLQSSLSETGYQQTTEIIGLEKVLAASSGDPVYRDPERYYISIYGNPSQEDVWMWTFEGHHVSLHFTTVGDSVSYAPRFFGSNPGRIMEGERKGFSPLVHEEDLGLQLINMLSNDQKKMAIFSTKAYNDIVSYNKPSAEKIESEGILVSDLTDPQKKLLINLIYEYASTIPAEQAMKRMSNIRNEEMDDLLFAWAGATELGKAHYYRIQGKTFMIEFDNSQNNANHIHTVWRDFEGDFGRDLLKEHYANHPHPH
- a CDS encoding arylsulfatase, with product MKPSIYLVLFLVFLVQGCNHQKPEETTTKTRPNIIYILADDLGYGELGVYGQEKIETPNIDALAHNGMLFTQHYTSAPVCAPARYMLLTGKHAGHAYIRGNDEWSDRGDVWNYRAMAHDSTLEGQRPIPSNTVLLPQKLKEQGYSTGMIGKWGLGAPHTESIPTKMGFDFFYGYNCQRQAHTYYPLHLYHNENRVHLQNDTIAPSTRFPEGTNPNDPASYADYTLKDYAPDLMFAQMINFISEQQKDPFFFYWATPIPHNAIQAPQRWVDYYTEKFGPEEPYLGDKGYFPHQNPHAGYAAMISYLDENVGKLIAHLKKEGLYENTLILFSSDNGVTFTGGTDGEFFNSSGPFGEERGKGKGFVYEGGIRVPMIASWPGHIAPGSKTDHISAQYDVMATLSDLIGFEKPVDSDGISFLPTLLQQENQKEHEFLFWEFPEYGGQVAIRMGDWKVVRQHLKDDEEPTLELYNLATDSAETQNVASQHPEILEKAAAIFAAEHMDAETERFRIPLIEKGLLGTR
- a CDS encoding 2Fe-2S iron-sulfur cluster-binding protein, which translates into the protein MIMASYSLNINGTSHEVNVAQGTSLLWVLREHLGLTGTKYSCGKTKVAYSSFSNSKAPFL